Within the Catalinimonas niigatensis genome, the region TGAGCAAATAATCTGCTACGCCCTCAGAAGCAAGAGGATATGACGATATGATGTATTTTACACCACCGGTAGGGTCACCATCTCCATCATCGGGAGTGGGGTTTTCATCTTCACTACATGAGACTACAAAAAGTACTGCGAGCAGTAAAAAAACAGAGGAAAGAAAATTATTGTGTTTTAACATTATTGGATTGATTTAAGAAATATAGCGTTGTGAATTATTGACTGATAAAGTATCTGAGTTTGAGCATGAAGCTCCGACCGGGTTTTTGCAGGCTGAAGTTGTCATAGAGCTTGGCATCGGCCAGGTTCCTGCATTCTACCGTCATATTATATTTGCCATCGGCCATCGCATAGGTAAGGCTGAGATCGTGTGAAAGCTGTTCCGGGATATCCAGTTTATCACTTCCCAGGCTGGGCCAGTAGAGATAGAAAGCATGTACATATAAAAGATTGTAGCTCAGGGTTAGTGCGTCACCCGCCTTCCATAAGTCGCGCAGGAAAAAAGACAGATCTGTATTTCCAAACAGGTACGGCATATTGGGAATGCGATCTCTGTAAACGATGCTTTCTGTGCTTTGCCCATCTTCGTATTTTGTGTTGTTGCGGAGGTTCTGATAGGTCATATTCACTCCTGCGGTCAGCAGTCTTCGGTAAGAATAGCGGATTTCGCCATCCACCCCGGCATTGGTCACATTAAAGAGATTATCCATGACCTGCATCGTCTGGTTGTTGTTCAACCTCGCCCTGATAAAATCTTCGGCATCTCGGTACAGTATATTGCTACTGAAGCTGAACTGATGCGCTTTGTTGATGCTGGTCTGGAAGCTGGCACCCAGGTTGAAGTTATTGCTGGTTTCAGGATCAAGTGCTATGTTACCTTGCAGGTTGACCAGATCTCCGTACAGTTCCTCGGTTTCCGGCAGGCGGTAGCTTTTTTCATAGGAAGCTTTGAGCTGTAAGTGATTGTTAATGAAGAAGGTACTGGCTGCCCCGTAGCCGAACTTGCTGAAATTATTTTCCTGCTCCAGGTAGGCCTCATCTCCCCAGTTGCCGCTTGGGTTATACACCTGGCTATATCGGTTGGTCTGTGCATAATGCTTGACAAAAATACTGGTGCTCCAGCGTTCATTCAGCTCATATTTATATCCCAGCCCACTGATGTTCTTGAGGCTGATTCTGGGCTGGTCATAGCTGTCATTTTCAGGGTACAGTGCATCACTACCTTTGCGGTTGAAAGTATTGTACACATGGTTCAGGGAGATAGCCTGCCTATCGCTGATCTGATAGTTGAGATTGGCCGTGACCACCCCATTGTTGTTGCTGTACTTGTACATGGAGCGGGAGCGTTCGCTACCTTCGCCTTCATACTGCTTGTATTCTCCAAACCAGTTATAGCGACGGTAAACGGTGTCTATATTCTGCTCCGTTCCAAAATTATAGTTGGCATTCATGGTCAGATCCAGTCCCTTCAGCAGCAAGTCTGTCTTCTTGTACTTGAAAGTTGGCATGAGGATATTTCCTCTTCTGTGCCAGTCGCCAAAGACACTGACCAGACGGGCACCGGTCTGTATCTCCGAATAGTTTTGTCCCAGCGTGACGCCCACCAGCATCTGGTCGGCAAAAGACTTATCTACTATGCCTAGCTTGGCGATGATGGTTTCGTTATGGTAAGTGTCGTGAAACCTTCTTACCCGCTGGTCTGGATAATATTTACCGCTGTTGATGTCGGCCACATCCACATCCACCCAATAATTATTGTCCGAGTAATTTTGAAAGGCATTCAGTTGTAGGGTGAAACCCGCGTCGGATGTATAACCTGCATTGACCACTGTACGATGCGTGTTGAAAGAACCGTAGGCATAAGAGGCATCCAGGTAGGTGCGGAGATTGTCATTGGTAACGATGTTGACAGCTCCTCCCAGTGCATCAGATCCCAGCCAGATTGGTACCACACCTTTGTAGATTTCAATGCGTTCAGCCAGGTTTACCGGAATATTATTGAGCTGAAAAGAAGAGCCAAAATTATCCATCGGCACCCCATCAATAAAGAATTTGACCTGCCTGCCAGTGAAGCCATTGAGAGAGAAATTCATTCGTGAGCCTACGCCTCCCGTTTCCCGGACCCGCACTCCGGAAACTCTGTCCAGCGTATGGCCTAAGTCCAGCGTGGTATTGTGCAATGCTTTCGCATTGATAGCCTGTACTTCATACGCCAGTTCTTTGGTTTCCTGTAATGCGCTTTTGCCAAATACTGTCACCGTTTCCAGCTCTGTATAAGCCTCTTCCAGTTCCAAATCCAGCTTGAGGGTTTGTCCTGCCTGTATGCGAATGGTGTCGCTGATGGTTACGTACCCCAGAGAAGAAACCAGTAAAATATATTTACCCGCAGGAATCCCTTTCATCTGATAAAAGCCCGAAACATCCGAAGCGGTGCCCATGCGGGTATCTTTGATAGAAACCGTGGTTCCGGGCAGTGCCTGTCCTGAGGTCTTGGTATAGCCCTGCAATGTGCCTGTCTGATTTTGCTGGGCATTTGAGATTAAAGTAAATACAAAGCTGATACTCAATAATATGCATATTTTGAGCATGCAGATTTTCAATCGTGTCATAGGTAAAGTGTA harbors:
- a CDS encoding TonB-dependent receptor encodes the protein MTRLKICMLKICILLSISFVFTLISNAQQNQTGTLQGYTKTSGQALPGTTVSIKDTRMGTASDVSGFYQMKGIPAGKYILLVSSLGYVTISDTIRIQAGQTLKLDLELEEAYTELETVTVFGKSALQETKELAYEVQAINAKALHNTTLDLGHTLDRVSGVRVRETGGVGSRMNFSLNGFTGRQVKFFIDGVPMDNFGSSFQLNNIPVNLAERIEIYKGVVPIWLGSDALGGAVNIVTNDNLRTYLDASYAYGSFNTHRTVVNAGYTSDAGFTLQLNAFQNYSDNNYWVDVDVADINSGKYYPDQRVRRFHDTYHNETIIAKLGIVDKSFADQMLVGVTLGQNYSEIQTGARLVSVFGDWHRRGNILMPTFKYKKTDLLLKGLDLTMNANYNFGTEQNIDTVYRRYNWFGEYKQYEGEGSERSRSMYKYSNNNGVVTANLNYQISDRQAISLNHVYNTFNRKGSDALYPENDSYDQPRISLKNISGLGYKYELNERWSTSIFVKHYAQTNRYSQVYNPSGNWGDEAYLEQENNFSKFGYGAASTFFINNHLQLKASYEKSYRLPETEELYGDLVNLQGNIALDPETSNNFNLGASFQTSINKAHQFSFSSNILYRDAEDFIRARLNNNQTMQVMDNLFNVTNAGVDGEIRYSYRRLLTAGVNMTYQNLRNNTKYEDGQSTESIVYRDRIPNMPYLFGNTDLSFFLRDLWKAGDALTLSYNLLYVHAFYLYWPSLGSDKLDIPEQLSHDLSLTYAMADGKYNMTVECRNLADAKLYDNFSLQKPGRSFMLKLRYFISQ